The proteins below come from a single Pleuronectes platessa chromosome 3, fPlePla1.1, whole genome shotgun sequence genomic window:
- the alkbh5 gene encoding RNA demethylase ALKBH5 has translation MAAGGYSDLRQKLKSMPPHRDESKNKYVDGTSNGSGKGRKREYRESDGDECEHGEDSAELREQEARRVSSSILQEDAFTPEECALIEEKIDEVVAQGEAGLYREHTVDRAPLRNKYFFGEGYTYGAQLEKRGPGQERLYRKGEVDDIPGWVDELVIKRLVANGVIPEGFVNSAVINDYQPGGCIVSHVDPLHIFARPIVSVSFFSDSALCFGCRFQFKPIRVSEPVFVLPVRRGSVTVLSGYAADDITHCIRPQDIKERRAVIILRKTRADAPRVDCDSPLSSPPVERPAPLKAKRSHRRARPDAAHRPRVLEMDKEENRHPSFSRQRRRSGSSETYWRRGQDSDKHRESSNRKVKMRRH, from the exons ATGGCAGCCGGCGGATACTCCGACCTGAGGCAGAAGCTCAAGTCCATGCCTCCGCACAGGGACGAGTCCAAAAATAAATACGTGGACGGGACGAGCAACGGCAGCGGGAAGGGGCGGAAGCGCGAGTACCGggagtccgacggcgacgagtgCGAGCACGGCGAGGACAGCGCGGAGCTCCGGGAGCAGGAGGCCCGCCGGGTGAGCAGCAGCATCCTGCAGGAGGACGCCTTCACCCCGGAGGAGTGCGCCCTCATCGAGGAGAAGATCGACGAGGTGGTGGCCCAGGGAGAGGCCGGGCTCTACCGGGAGCACACTGTGGACAGGGCGCCCCTCCGCAACAAGTACTTCTTCGGGGAGGGCTACACGTACGGGGCCCAGCTGGAGAAGCGTGGCCCGGGCCAGGAGAGGCTGTACCGCAAAGGGGAGGTGGACGACATCCCCGGCTGGGTGGACGAGCTGGTGATCAAGCGGCTGGTGGCCAACGGGGTGATCCCGGAAGGGTTTGTCAACAGCGCGGTGATCAATGATTACCAGCCGGGGGGGTGCATCGTGTCCCACGTGGACCCCCTGCACATCTTCGCCCGGCCCATCGTGTCCGTGTCCTTCTTCAGTGACAGCGCTCTGTGCTTCGGCTGCCGCTTCCAGTTCAAACCCATCCGGGTGTCCGAGCCGGTGTTCGTCCTGCCCGTGAGGAGAGGCAGCGTCACGGTGCTCAG tggCTACGCTGCAGATGACATCACCCATTGCATCCGGCCCCAGGACATCAAGGAGCGGCGTGCGGTCATCATCCTTCGAAA gACCAGAGCCGATGCCCCTCGAGTGGACTGCGACAGCCCTTTAAGTTCGCCCCCTGTGGAGAGACCTGCTCCTCTGAAGGCCAAACGCTCTCATCGCAGAGCACGGCCTGATGCTGCACACAG gccGAGGGTCCTGGAGATGGATAAAGAGGAGAACAGACACCCGTCATTCTCCCGACAGCGGCGCCGCAGCGGCAGCTCGGAGACCTACTGGCGGCGCGGCCAGGACTCCGACAAACACCGGGAGAGCTCAAACCGCAAAGTCAAAATGAGGCGCCACTGA
- the mief2 gene encoding mitochondrial dynamics protein MID49, protein MNFQGSRRRGEDGIGMVIDFLLSNARLVLGIGGAAVLGIATLAVKRLIERAGRAADDEKVEQKLAESWEELSSASPETIRKGIEGVVKKHVTKAVRQQKGDLNQQPQMSKPESKSKRLQLCVLTLQERLQQYYQTRAALTPHEVQRAQALALDICTEIQGFLHSRHPDMPLGEMRLGGSLVDDLQVVTADHVCLLMPLQLEPSLWRLIPGEETLITHPLHWMVRRVNLEYFPRGRSYWDRHLVGGYLSAEAVGNMLSKAVLETINWPSISSVMYCLIRPVPGGPDPRLEIRLRDDEGVETSDPPLFISMLPLLRQEDVVLTAQPELTSPWVNAWHLSLYPWETQRLAQLDAADDGRRRHALQILKAVCRLNPALRPLRAAPLANLILHLSDGESDWSESSLHVRFQQCITELIGYLEQGALHSYFKPAVNLLSGLSEDQVDQVGFMLYCAVSEPEILLI, encoded by the exons ATGAACTTCCAGGGGAGTCGGAGGCGAGGGGAGGATGGGATTGGCATGGTGATTGACTTCCTGCTGTCCAATGCTCGGCTGGTTCTGGGAATTGGGGGAGCTGCCGTGCTGGGAATCGCTACACTGGCAGTGAAACGG ctgATAGAGCGCGCAGGCCGTGCAGCCGATgatgagaaggtggagcagaagTTGGCTGAGAGCTGGGAGGAGCTGAGCTCGGCTTCACCCGAGACGATCAGGAAGGGCATCGAGGGCGTGGTGAAGAAACATGTTACCAAGGCAGTGAGACAACAGAAAG GTGACCTGAACCAGCAGCCTCAGATGTCCAAACCTGAGTCCAAGTCCAAGAGGCTCCAGCTGTGTGTCCTCACTCTGCAG GAGCGCCTGCAGCAGTACTATCAGACGAGGGCAGCGCTCACTCCACATGAGGTCCAGAGAGCTCAGGCTCTGGCTCTGGACATCTGCACGGAGATCCAGGGCTTCCTGCACAGCCGTCACCCCGACATGCCGCTGGGGGAAATGAGGCTCGGAGGTTCTCTGGTGGACGACCTTCAG gtggtCACTGCAGACCATGTGTGCCTGCTCATGCCTCTGCAGCTGGAACCCTCTCTGTGGCGGCTCATCCCGGGGGAGGAGACTCTGATCACACACCCTCTGCACTGGATGGTCCGCCGGGTTAATCTGGAATATTTCCCCAGAGGACGGAGCTACTGGGACAG GCACCTGGTGGGTGGTTACCTGTCTGCAGAAGCTGTTGGGAACATGTTGAGTAAAGCTGTCCTGGAAACTATAAACTGGCCGTCCATCAGCAGCGTGATGTACTGTCTCATCAGACCAGTACCGGGAGGACCGGACCCGAGGCTGGAGATCCG GCTTCGTGATGACGAGGGAGTGGAGACCAGTGATCCCCCCTTGTTCATCTCCATGTTGCCTCTGCTGAGGCAGGAGGACGTTGTCCTGACTGCCCAGCCCGAGCTCACCTCCCCCTGGGTCAACGCCTGGCACCTGTCGCTCTACCCGTGGGAAACTCAGCGTCTGGCACAACTCGACGCCGCAGACGACGGACGCCGCAGACACGCACTACAGATCCTGAAGGCGGTGTGCAGACTGAACCCGGCCCTGCGACCGCTCCGAGCTGCCCCACTGGCCAATCTCATCCTGCACCTCAGTGACGGTGAAAGCGACTGGAGCGAATCCAGCCTGCATGTAAGATTCCAGCAGTGCATCACCGAGCTGATTGGCTACCTCGAGCAAGGGGCGTTACACAGCTACTTCAAACCAGCTGTCAATCTGCTGAGCGGCTTGTCAGAGGACCAGGTGGACCAGGTGGGCTTCATGCTCTACTGCGCCGTGTCAGAGCCGGAAATCCTGCTCATATGA